The following are encoded together in the Montipora foliosa isolate CH-2021 chromosome 12, ASM3666993v2, whole genome shotgun sequence genome:
- the LOC137980153 gene encoding uncharacterized protein, protein MESPALFATLVMLAICRAAHRDHLPGTRPLNIAHRGSSGALPEHTLEAYRLAIKDGADYIECDVCITKDLILVCLHESWLNESTNIWDNATLRSRQATYNVTSYDGVKTITDIFTVDLTLAELKSIRVKQKYSFRDPNFDDKFQIPTLEEYIEVAKSADRKIGIYPELKTPEWFNSLDILKNATKTFEDLIVEVLSRHGYNKANSLCYVQSFSKESLSSLSTKTSLPLVMLYDTKWPLPNADSKLKDVSSFCAGIGVWKNMIIPTQNNYLQSTTELISLAQKYKLKVHAFTFRNENKYLAWNYTQDPYTEYETFLQVPIDGYFTDFPASLKRFLDMKYFDHPPCISGAHGKLRRGYSKLISFTIFCVMLSFL, encoded by the exons ATGGAGAGTCCTGCGTTGTTTGCAACACTGGTCATGTTGGCAATTTGTCGAGCTGCGCATCGTGATCATTTACCCGGTACAAGACCTTTGAATATCGCTCATCGTGGGAGCTCGGGCGCTCTGCCAGAACACACATTGGAAGCTTACAG GTTGGCCATTAAGGATGGGGCAGACTACATTGAATGTGATGTCTGCATTACCAAAGATCTTATCCTTGTTTGTCTACACGAAAGTTGGTTAAATGAATCAACCAATATCTGGGACAATGCAACCCTTCGATCACGGCAAGCAACCTACAATGTGACAAGTTATGACGGCGTTAAGACAATTACTGACATATTCACTGTTGATCTTACTCTGGCAGAACTAAAAAGTATTCGAGTGAAGCAAAAGTACTCCTTCAGAGATCCCAATTTTGATGACAAGTTCCAGATTCCCACCCTTGAAGAATACAtagaagttgcaaaatcagccgacagaaaaataggaatataccCTGAACTGAAGACTCCAGAGTGGTTTAATAGCTTGGACATCCTAAAGAATGCCACCAAAACCTTTGAGGATCTCATTGTAGAAGTGCTGAGTAGACATGGATACAACAAAGCTAATTCTCTTTGTTACGTCCAGTCATTCAGCAAGGAGAGTCTCAGTTCattgtcaacaaaaacaagCCTACCCCTTGTCATGCTGTACGATACCAAGTGGCCACTCCCAAATGCTGACagtaaattaaaagatgtttcCAGTTTTTGTGCTGGCATAGGAGTATGGAAGAATATGATTATACCAACGCAGAATAACTATCTTCAGAGCACAACAGAGCTCATTTCCCTTGCACAGAAATACAAGCTAAAGGTTCATGCCTTCACCTTCAGAAACGAGAACAAATATTTGGCATGGAATTACACTCAGGATCCCTATACCGAGTACGAAACTTTCTTGCAAGTTCCTATTGATGGCTACTTCACAGATTTTCCAGCATCCCTTAAGAGATTCTTGGATATGAAGTATTTTGATCACCCACCTTGCATCAGTGGTGCTCATGGGAAATTAAGAAGAGGCTATTCCAAGCTAATTTCATTTACAATCTTTTGTGTCATGCTATCCTTTTTGTAA
- the LOC137980150 gene encoding peroxisomal ATPase PEX6-like has product MADGVYQKGVLRRASMEYFTELHLSDLPFVEGIIFSSDGHLISVEKNDGRFTVALKPASKFMVPKRDLVLNVHLCQESDENRQRQGEKLKIFVLERLLNKYELHDGEVVLVKQIEPFPLERVVIAVSSEEEYLWSQKFLATILLNCLSSGPFIVRENDEFYLPNDQENYAASSRKKKIAEILALKCEPVLQGCVTPDTSLVITKLNEAEVLSRSEHNETNSEELSDNLLDNYLVSDFTRHHSETLPIIDLCTDTTHKLCVDVRDHRMGSEENLSCNRLFVSLSTLIDLKLFNGSWVKIETNNSQDYANHQLEDFHSSKAGLPLESSYNIRECRVVQLIATTSKNKSENTFIGHDIECIYPLANGSEIIEDGVGYMSPLLFFNLFGKTSITDSQDQVIYISPVHNTTILGNEQSGDTDSKIWQPPFATEANVTLVHSPGLKAGDSFDGALAEYFKVPRVLTVGDIFYVHWDWQGNFDARKSLNSNDDERLRNLVVYFKVTKLVCVQGETKSCFVDVKHSSLYQRGSIHSYVPTALASCVHWKSQYWDSRPCYWEQISPAGLQPHVDSLHNIVKPYLDSSKQQLLSSCGILLCGPAGSGKRTVAMATSKRLNLHTLSINCHELIGESIAATEARIKNVFQRAIFCSPCILLLQSIHALGKDKEGHDDEPRIATTLFDCVCGLKVASDWPVVVIATTSSPNDVTSAVFSCFVHELKLEAPSESQRRDMLSGLAAMTAIGGDVSFDQLAKRTAGLVLADFVALFSYATSVATKRLINRVTEGPGFGAETGSPSWFPRKLEEHLRVFGVKLCMKDFEDSLEILQSSLSDAIGAPKIPSVQWDDVGGLAEVKAEILDTVQLPLQHPELFAAGLRRSGVLLYGPPGTGKTLLAKAVATECSLNFLSVKGPELINMYVGQSEQNVREVFTRAQSARPCVIFFDELDSLAPNRGRSGDSGGVMDRVVSQLLAELDGLHKACDVFVIGATNRPDLLDPALLRPSRFDKLLYLGVSEDQKSQFNILRALTRKFSLHPDLRLENVVALCPPNLTGADFYALCSDAMLNSVKSKIDLLEQGKADPSLESDEILVTEEDFRKALDALVPSVSLQELKRYKDLQRQFTMANNMNSK; this is encoded by the exons ATGGCGGACGGCGTGTATCAAAAAGGTGTACTACGCAGGGCTTCTATGGAGTATTTTACGGAGCTCCACCTCTCTGATCTTCCGTTTGTAGAGGGCATAATTTTCTCATCTGATGGACATTTAATTTCTGTTGAAAAAAACGATGGCAGGTTTACGGTAGCACTAAAACCTGCTTCAAAATTTATGGTACCAAAGAGAGACTTGGTTCTCAACGTTCATTTGTGCCAAGAATCTGATGAAAACAGACAACGACAGGgtgaaaaactgaaaattttcgTTTTAGAAAGACTTCTGAATAAATATGAACTGCATGATGGCGAAGTTGTTTTGGTAAAGCAGATTGAGCCGTTCCCTTTGGAAAGAGTCGTCATTGCAGTTTCTTCCGAGGAAGAGTATTTGTGGTCACAAAAATTCTTAGCGACAATTCTCCTTAATTGCCTCTCATCTGGGCCTTTTATTGTTAGGGAAAATGATGAGTTTTACCTCCCCAATGACCAAGAAAACTATGCAGCTTCTAGccggaaaaagaaaattgctgaGATCCTGGCACTTAAGTGTGAACCGGTGTTGCAGGGCTGTGTCACGCCAGACACCTCTCTAGTCATCACTAAATTGAATGAAGCAGAGGTTTTGTCCCGTTCAGAACACAATGAAACAAATTCCGAGGAATTATCCGACAATTTGCTTGACAATTATTTGGTCTctgatttcactcgtcaccattcaGAAACTCTTCCAATTATTGATCTTTGCACTGATACTACCCACAAGTTATGTGTTGATGTTCGTGACCATAGAATGGGAAGTGAGGAAAATTTATCATGCAACAGGTTATTTGTATCGCTTTCGACATTGATTGACTTGAAGTTATTTAATGGTAGTTGGGTCAAAATAGAAACAAACAATTCACAAGATTATGCAAATCACCAACTAGAGGATTTTCATTCAAGCAAAGCGGGGTTACCTCTAGAAAGCAGTTACAATATAAGGGAATGCCGTGTTGTTCAACTTATAGCCACaacgtctaaaaataaatctgAGAACACTTTTATTGGTCATGACATTGAATGCATTTATCCGTTAGCAAATGGAAGTGAAATTATTGAGGATGGTGTCGGATACATGTCACCACTGCTCTTTTTTAACTTGTTTGGAAAGACCAGCATAACTGATAGCCAAGATCAAGTTATTTACATCTCTCCAGTCCATAATACAACCATTTTAGGAAATGAACAGAGCGGTGACACTGACAGTAAGATTTGGCAACCTCCATTTGCAACAGAAGCAAATGTTACTCTTGTCCATTCTCCTGGTCTTAAGGCTGGAGATTCCTTTGATGGTGCCCTTGCAGAATATTTCAAAGTGCCAAGAGTGCTCACAGTTGGGGACATATTCTATGTACATTGGGATTGGCAAGGAAACTTTGATGCAAGGAAATCATTAAATTCAAATGATGATGAAAGATTGAGGAATCTTGTTGTGTACTTCAAAGTTACAAAGCTTGTCTGTGTGCAAGGTGAAACAAAGTCATGTTTTGTTGATGTCAAGCATTCTTCCTTGTATCAA aggGGCTCTATCCACAGCTATGTACCAACTGCTCTGGCATCCTGTGTTCATTGGAAAAGTCAATACTGGGATTCAAGACCATGCTACTGGGAACAGATAAGCCCAGCAGGCTTACAACCACATGTTGACTCTTTACACAACATCGTGAAACCATACCTGGATTCAAG TAAACAACAGCTTCTTTCTTCTTGTGGTATTCTTTTGTGTGGTCCAGCTGGAAGTGGAAAGAGAACTGTTGCTATGGCGACAAGCAAACGCTTAAATTTACACACATTGAGTATTAATTGCCATGAGCTGATTGGAGAGTCCATAGCAGCTACAGAGGCAAGAATCAAGAATGTGTTCCAGAGAG cAATCTTTTGCTCTCCGTGTATTCTGTTATTACAAAGTATTCATGCTcttggcaaagacaaagaagGACACGATGATGAACCACGAATAGCAACCACCTTGTTTGACTGCGTCTGCGGCCTGAAAGTTGCTTCTGATTGGCCAGTGGTAGTCATAGCAACGACCTCTTCACCAAATGATGTCACAAGCGCTGTGTTCTCATGTTTTGTTCATGAGTTAAAACTCGAAGCACCAAGCGAAAGCCAGCGGCGTGACATGCTCAGTGGGTTGGCAGCAATGACAGCTATTGGAGGTGATGTCTCGTTTGACCAACTGGCGAAACGGACAGCAGGACTGGTGCTTGCTGACTTCGTTGCCCTGTTTTCCTATGCTACAAGTGTTGCCACAAAGCGCCTGATCAACAGAGTTACAGAGGGACCAGGATTTGGGGCTGAAACAGGCAGCCCAAGTTGGTTTCCACGTAAATTGGAGGAACACCTCCGCGTTTTCGGTGTGAAACTCTGTATGAAGGATTTTGAGGATTCGCTTGAAATTCTCCAGTCTTCATTGTCGGATGCTATTGGAGCTCCCAAGATTCCAAGTGTTCAGTGGGATGACGTTGGAGGGTTAGCGGAAGTGAAAGCTGAAATTTTAGACACCGTTCAGTTGCCCCTTCAACACCCTGAACTGTTTGCTGCAGGTCTGAGGCGATCAG GTGTGTTGCTGTATGGTCCTCCAGGTACTGGCAAAACATTATTAGCCAAGGCAGTCGCTACAGAATGCTCTTTAAACTTCCTCAG TGTCAAGGGACCAGAGCTTATTAACATGTACGTTGGACAAAGTGAGCAGAATGTTCGCGAAGTGTTCACTCGTGCCCAGAGCGCTCGGCCATGTGTGATCTTTTTTGACGAACTGGACTCGCTGGCCCCCAACAGGGGGAGAAGTGGGGACTCTGGCGGTGTCATGGATAG AGTGGTCTCCCAGTTGTTAGCGGAACTGGATGGTCTTCACAAAGCTTGTGATGTGTTCGTTATTGGGGCCACGAATCGACCCGACCTCCTGGACCCTGCACTTTTGAGACCCAGTCGATTTGATAAACTTCTTTACCTTGGAGTCAGCGAAGACCAAAAATCACAATTTAATATACTCCGAGCTTTGACTAGAAA ATTCAGTTTGCATCCTGATTTGCGGTTAGAAAATGTCGTAGCCCTTTGCCCTCCAAACTTAACTGGAGCTGACTTCTATGCGCTGTGCTCAGACGCCATGTTGAACTCTGTTAAGAGCAAAATTGATCTCCTCGAACAAG GCAAAGCAGACCCAAGTCTCGAGAGTGATGAAATCCTTGTCACCGAGGAGGATTTTCGGAAGGCGTTAGACGCCCTTGTTCCCTCTGTTTCCCTTCAGGAGCTGAAGAGATACAAGGATTTGCAACGGCAGTTTACAATGGCAAATAACATGAATTCCAAGTAA